In one window of Phycisphaerales bacterium DNA:
- a CDS encoding DUF1501 domain-containing protein, with protein MSHDETMSSGSCGCQEYRELSRRGFLGAVGGTAGAISIAAMAAPAWLPRVAMAKDYRSTQRDVMISIFLRGAADGLSMCVPFSEANYYAMRPTIAVPQPDSTATYRCTDLGVSVAGPNGPTGFGLPPGMTALLPAFQAGQLLFVHASGSTDPSRSHFDAQRFMEVGKPRDVSLVTGWLGRHLAATAPATPGSLLRALSISTALPRALVGGPLTLPIPNLDTFGLTGSSSTVAARTVPIQGMYSDTSDPLRSVGLNTLSTIDLLNTINFATYQPAGGAAYPTGSFGTAMKSTAALIKAQVGVEAIAIDLGGWDTHENQGTVPSGTTPGAMHNLMTTLATALAAFNTDMTALTAPTYSLVCMSEFGRRAAQTGTGTDHGHGNVMIVMGNAIHGGRVLTQWPGLNASQLYQGIDLQVTTDYRDIVAEIAVNRLGNDDLPNLFPGYTPTFRGVTL; from the coding sequence ATGTCACACGACGAGACGATGTCCAGCGGGAGTTGCGGGTGCCAGGAGTACCGCGAGTTGAGCCGGCGCGGGTTCCTGGGGGCAGTGGGGGGCACCGCCGGCGCGATCAGCATTGCCGCGATGGCCGCCCCGGCATGGCTGCCGCGCGTCGCGATGGCGAAGGACTACCGGTCCACCCAGCGCGACGTGATGATCTCGATCTTCCTGCGCGGGGCCGCCGACGGGCTCTCGATGTGCGTGCCCTTCAGCGAGGCGAACTACTACGCCATGCGGCCGACGATCGCCGTGCCGCAGCCCGACAGCACCGCCACGTACCGCTGCACCGACCTTGGCGTCTCGGTTGCCGGGCCCAACGGGCCCACCGGCTTCGGCCTGCCGCCGGGCATGACCGCGCTGCTGCCCGCGTTCCAGGCCGGGCAGCTGCTCTTCGTGCACGCGTCGGGCTCCACAGACCCTTCGCGGTCGCACTTTGACGCTCAGCGGTTCATGGAGGTGGGCAAGCCGCGCGACGTGAGCCTCGTCACCGGCTGGCTGGGTCGGCACCTGGCCGCCACGGCCCCGGCCACACCAGGGTCGCTGCTGCGGGCCCTGAGCATCTCCACCGCCCTTCCCCGCGCACTGGTGGGCGGGCCGCTCACGCTTCCGATCCCCAACCTCGACACGTTCGGCCTGACTGGTTCTTCGTCCACCGTCGCCGCGCGCACCGTGCCCATCCAGGGCATGTACTCCGACACCAGCGACCCGCTCCGCAGCGTGGGGCTCAACACCCTCAGCACCATCGACCTGCTCAACACCATCAACTTCGCGACCTACCAGCCCGCGGGCGGCGCCGCCTACCCCACCGGCAGCTTCGGCACCGCCATGAAGTCCACCGCGGCCCTCATCAAGGCCCAGGTGGGCGTCGAGGCGATCGCCATTGACCTGGGCGGCTGGGACACGCACGAGAACCAGGGCACGGTGCCAAGCGGCACAACCCCCGGCGCCATGCACAACCTGATGACCACGCTCGCGACCGCACTGGCCGCGTTCAACACCGACATGACGGCCCTCACCGCGCCGACCTACTCCCTCGTGTGCATGTCCGAGTTCGGACGGCGTGCCGCGCAGACCGGCACCGGCACCGACCACGGGCACGGCAACGTGATGATCGTGATGGGCAACGCGATCCACGGCGGGCGCGTGCTCACGCAGTGGCCCGGCCTCAACGCCAGCCAGCTGTACCAGGGCATCGATCTTCAGGTGACGACTGATTACCGCGACATCGTCGCCGAGATCGCCGTCAACCGCCTGGGCAACGACGATCTCCCCAACCTGTTCCCCGGCTACACGCCGACCTTCCGCGGCGTCACCCTCTGA
- a CDS encoding sugar ABC transporter permease yields the protein MRESRRNLLAGLLWVSPWLVGVAAFLLAPLAITAYVSFTDYSLLEEPVWVGAANYREMAGDPVFWKAVRNTGLYALSFLVLGTVVSVLIAVLLEQPLRGRGLVRAIVFLPTLIPVVSASIGWMWLFNAQHGLLNAVLGRVGLPTPDWLGNPTFAMPSLILMSLWVVGSYVVICTAALRDVPAALYEAADLDGMGALARFRHVTLPMISPAILFNAVMSIIWGLQVFAVPLIMTKGGPNNATVVFSMYVYSNAFAYGRMGYASALAWVQLLATLALTGVALMIARRFVHYRGA from the coding sequence GTGCGCGAGTCACGCCGCAACCTGCTGGCCGGGCTGCTGTGGGTGTCGCCGTGGCTGGTCGGCGTCGCCGCGTTCCTGCTCGCGCCGCTGGCGATCACGGCGTACGTCTCGTTCACGGACTACTCGCTGCTCGAAGAGCCGGTGTGGGTCGGTGCCGCCAACTACCGCGAGATGGCGGGCGACCCGGTGTTCTGGAAGGCGGTGCGGAACACGGGCCTGTACGCCCTGTCATTCCTCGTGCTCGGGACGGTCGTGTCGGTGCTCATCGCGGTGCTGCTGGAGCAGCCGCTGCGCGGGCGCGGGCTTGTGCGGGCGATCGTGTTCCTGCCGACGCTCATCCCGGTGGTGTCGGCGAGCATCGGGTGGATGTGGCTGTTCAACGCCCAGCACGGGCTGCTCAACGCCGTGCTCGGGCGGGTCGGTCTGCCCACGCCGGACTGGCTGGGGAACCCCACCTTCGCGATGCCCAGCCTCATCCTGATGAGCCTGTGGGTGGTGGGGTCGTACGTCGTGATCTGCACCGCGGCCCTGCGGGACGTGCCCGCGGCGCTGTACGAGGCCGCGGACCTGGATGGCATGGGCGCGCTCGCGCGGTTCCGCCACGTGACGCTGCCGATGATCTCGCCCGCGATCCTGTTCAACGCGGTGATGAGCATCATCTGGGGCTTGCAGGTGTTCGCGGTGCCGCTGATCATGACCAAGGGGGGGCCCAACAACGCCACGGTGGTGTTCTCGATGTACGTGTACAGCAACGCGTTCGCGTACGGGCGGATGGGGTACGCCAGTGCTCTGGCGTGGGTGCAGCTGCTGGCGACGCTGGCATTGACGGGCGTGGCCCTGATGATCGCGCGGCGGTTCGTGCACTACCGGGGGGCGTGA
- a CDS encoding carbohydrate ABC transporter permease — protein sequence MASSMDKPATGRAKHSRLARPVLYVLLAFVGGLYALPLVWMASTSIKPEREALSDSVGLLPELPPAPTAAGAGDEISYAARLAEQVAANYTAVIDAPNADFQLYIRNSLIVAALSVAGMTISSAVIAYGFSRIRWKGRDTLFLGVLATMMIPFTVIMAPQFLLFKHLGWIGSWMPLWVPCWFGGGFSIFLLRQFYMGIPRELDEAARLDGCGHLGTFWHVILPLARPALVVVALLQFIATWNDFTGPLVFINHPSQYTAGLGLQMYQTAHGGTPWNLIMAASVIVIAPVMVVFLLAQRSLIEGVATQGLKD from the coding sequence ATGGCTTCTTCGATGGACAAGCCCGCTACCGGTCGTGCCAAGCACAGCCGCCTCGCGCGCCCGGTGCTGTACGTGCTGCTGGCGTTCGTCGGCGGGCTGTACGCGCTGCCGCTGGTGTGGATGGCGTCCACCTCCATCAAGCCCGAGCGCGAGGCGCTGTCGGACTCTGTCGGTCTGCTGCCGGAGCTGCCCCCCGCCCCCACTGCTGCTGGCGCTGGCGATGAGATCTCGTACGCGGCACGCCTGGCGGAGCAGGTGGCGGCCAACTACACGGCCGTGATCGATGCGCCCAACGCGGACTTCCAGCTCTACATCCGCAACTCGCTGATCGTGGCGGCGCTGAGCGTCGCGGGCATGACCATCTCGAGCGCGGTGATCGCCTACGGGTTCTCGCGCATCCGCTGGAAGGGTCGGGACACGCTCTTCCTGGGGGTTCTCGCGACGATGATGATCCCTTTCACGGTGATCATGGCCCCGCAGTTCCTGCTCTTCAAGCACCTGGGCTGGATCGGGTCGTGGATGCCGCTGTGGGTGCCGTGCTGGTTCGGGGGCGGGTTCAGCATCTTCCTGCTGCGGCAGTTCTACATGGGGATCCCGCGCGAGCTGGACGAGGCCGCGCGGCTGGACGGCTGCGGGCACTTGGGCACGTTCTGGCACGTGATCCTGCCCCTCGCTCGCCCCGCGCTGGTGGTCGTCGCCCTGCTGCAGTTCATCGCGACGTGGAACGACTTCACGGGTCCGCTGGTGTTCATCAACCACCCGTCGCAGTACACGGCTGGATTAGGGCTGCAGATGTACCAGACGGCGCACGGCGGCACGCCCTGGAACCTCATCATGGCGGCCAGCGTGATCGTCATCGCGCCGGTGATGGTGGTCTTCCTGCTCGCGCAGCGGTCGCTCATCGAGGGGGTGGCGACGCAGGGTCTGAAAGACTGA
- a CDS encoding extracellular solute-binding protein, with the protein MPGRVTSRRAVLAGMAALGAAAVLWPYTPKSRRRVPRGGRGRVELTYWEKWTGLEGLALQRLVDRFNASQERVWVHLIPVGDIDAKAMVAIGGGDPPDLVGLYTYNVPGYAEARAVMPLDEFVSRGGLQREGREGERRLEAGTESERGVGGGGSGGRGEGDGVADAEYAPGVRELLWHEGRQWAGVNTCYTLGLYYNRAMLREVGADAPTTVAELDAIADELTTQDAQGRITRAGFLQNLPGWWPYLWPAMFGGALFDAGRNAATVDSPACVEAFEWIAATARRRHGVAATRAFAAAFGRSMHSAQDPFISGRLAMIVQGPWLANFIAALNPALEFGVVPLPVSGALRASGRVDDANPVGLLEADVLMIPRGCPHPEEAYEFLRFHQQQREQEQLALDHFKPSPFAAPSPEFLARHGHPGIRVHNAIVGSRNAMVLPRTRVWKQYSDLTTAAFDAVWGGADVKQTLAGLNERAQQLIDSAEERRRQRQSGRRGESNEMKTSRWHGGLA; encoded by the coding sequence GTGCCAGGGCGAGTGACATCTCGGCGGGCGGTGCTGGCGGGCATGGCCGCGCTGGGGGCTGCCGCTGTGCTGTGGCCGTACACCCCCAAGTCGCGGCGGCGCGTGCCCCGTGGGGGGCGCGGGCGGGTGGAACTCACGTACTGGGAGAAGTGGACGGGGCTGGAGGGATTGGCACTCCAGCGGCTAGTGGACCGGTTCAACGCCTCGCAGGAGCGGGTGTGGGTGCACCTCATCCCGGTTGGGGACATCGACGCCAAGGCGATGGTGGCGATCGGGGGCGGCGACCCGCCGGACCTGGTGGGCTTGTACACGTACAACGTGCCGGGGTACGCCGAGGCGCGGGCGGTGATGCCGCTCGATGAGTTTGTGTCGCGCGGGGGACTTCAACGCGAAGGGCGCGAAGGGGAGCGAAGGCTCGAAGCGGGGACAGAAAGCGAACGCGGAGTTGGCGGAGGGGGGAGCGGAGGGCGCGGAGAGGGGGATGGGGTTGCGGACGCGGAGTACGCGCCGGGAGTGCGTGAGCTGCTGTGGCACGAGGGGAGGCAGTGGGCGGGGGTGAACACCTGCTACACGCTGGGGCTGTACTACAACAGGGCGATGCTGCGGGAGGTTGGGGCGGACGCCCCCACCACTGTTGCGGAGCTGGATGCGATCGCGGACGAGCTGACGACGCAGGACGCGCAGGGGCGGATCACCCGCGCGGGATTCTTGCAGAACCTGCCGGGGTGGTGGCCCTACCTGTGGCCGGCGATGTTCGGGGGTGCGCTGTTTGATGCGGGCAGGAACGCCGCGACGGTTGATTCGCCGGCGTGCGTGGAGGCGTTCGAGTGGATCGCGGCCACCGCGCGCCGGCGGCACGGCGTGGCCGCCACGCGCGCCTTCGCCGCGGCCTTCGGCCGCAGCATGCACTCGGCCCAAGACCCCTTCATCTCCGGTCGGCTCGCGATGATCGTGCAGGGGCCGTGGCTGGCGAACTTCATCGCGGCGCTGAACCCCGCGCTGGAGTTCGGGGTGGTGCCGCTGCCGGTGTCCGGTGCGTTGCGTGCGAGCGGGCGGGTCGACGACGCGAACCCCGTGGGGCTGCTCGAGGCCGACGTGCTCATGATCCCGCGCGGGTGCCCACACCCTGAGGAGGCGTACGAGTTCCTGCGCTTCCACCAGCAGCAGCGGGAGCAGGAGCAACTGGCCTTGGACCACTTCAAGCCGTCACCCTTCGCGGCGCCGTCGCCGGAGTTCCTGGCGCGGCACGGGCACCCGGGGATCCGCGTGCACAACGCGATCGTCGGGAGCCGCAACGCGATGGTCTTGCCGCGGACGCGGGTGTGGAAGCAGTACTCCGACCTCACCACGGCCGCGTTCGACGCGGTGTGGGGCGGGGCGGATGTGAAGCAGACACTGGCCGGGCTGAATGAGCGGGCGCAGCAGCTCATTGACTCGGCGGAGGAGAGGAGGCGGCAGCGGCAGAGCGGCCGCCGCGGGGAGTCCAACGAGATGAAGACATCTCGGTGGCACGGGGGGCTGGCGTAA